One Bos taurus isolate L1 Dominette 01449 registration number 42190680 breed Hereford chromosome 3, ARS-UCD2.0, whole genome shotgun sequence DNA window includes the following coding sequences:
- the LOC112445945 gene encoding mucin-4 isoform X1 — MSVTVTGLTNTGFPVSTASRSSGGLSMASPRASGAVPRLFMVTPLSVGRSGSRVSVDRFSLPISSGGLSMASPRASEAVPRLFMVTPLSVGSSGSRVSMDRFSLPISSGGLSMASPRASGAVPRLFMVTPLSVGSSGSRVSVDRFSLPISSGGLSMASPRASGAVPRLFMVTPLSVGSSGSRVSVDRFSLPISSGGLSMGSPRASGAVPRLFMVTPLSVGRSGSRVSVDRFSLPISSGGLSMGSPRASGAVPRLFMVTPLSVGSSGSRVSVDRFSLPISSGGLSMASPRASGAVPRLFMVTPLSVGRSGSRVSVDRFSLPISSGGLSMGSPRASGAVPRLFMVTPLSVGSSGSRVSVDRFSLPISSGGLSMASPRASGAVPRLFMVTPLSVGSSGSRVSVDRFSLPISSGGLSMASPRASGAVPRLFMVTPLSVGSSGSRVSVDRFSLPISSGGLSTASPRASEAVPRLFMVTPLSVGSSGSRVSVDRFSLPISSGGLSMASPRASGAVPRLFMVTPLSVGRSGSRVSVDRFSLPISSGGLSMGSPRASGAVPRLFMVTPLSVGSSGSRVSVDRFSLPISSGGLSMASLRASGAVP, encoded by the exons ATGTCCGTCACTGTCACTGGCCTGACTAACACTGGATTCCCTGTGTCTACTGCTTCCAGATCCAGTGGAGGTTTGTCCATGGCCAGTCCCAGAGCGTCTGGAGCTGTCCCTCGATTGTTCATGGTgactcccctgtctgtgggacgTTCCGGATCCAGAGTCTCCGTGGACAGATTCTCTCTGCCTAT ATCCAGTGGAGGTTTGTCGATGGCCAGTCCCAGAGCGTCTGAAGCTGTCCCTCGATTGTTCATGGTgactcccctgtctgtgggaagTTCCGGATCCAGAGTCTCCATGGACAGATTCTCTCTGCCTAT ATCCAGTGGAGGTTTGTCCATGGCCAGTCCCAGAGCGTCTGGAGCTGTCCCTCGATTGTTCATGGTgactcccctgtctgtgggaagTTCCGGATCCAGAGTCTCCGTGGACAGATTCTCTCTGCCTAT ATCCAGTGGAGGTTTGTCCATGGCCAGTCCCAGAGCGTCTGGAGCTGTCCCTCGATTGTTCATGGTgactcccctgtctgtgggaagTTCCGGATCCAGAGTCTCCGTGGACAGATTCTCTCTGCCTAT ATCCAGTGGAGGTTTGTCCATGGGCAGTCCCAGAGCGTCTGGAGCTGTCCCTCGATTGTTCATGGTgactcccctgtctgtgggacgTTCCGGATCCAGAGTCTCCGTGGACAGATTCTCTCTGCCTAT ATCCAGTGGAGGTTTGTCCATGGGCAGTCCCAGAGCGTCTGGAGCTGTCCCTCGATTGTTCATGGTgactcccctgtctgtgggaagTTCCGGATCCAGAGTCTCCGTGGACAGATTCTCTCTGCCTAT ATCCAGTGGAGGTTTGTCCATGGCCAGTCCCAGAGCGTCTGGAGCTGTCCCTCGATTGTTCATGGTgactcccctgtctgtgggacgTTCCGGATCCAGAGTCTCCGTGGACAGATTCTCTCTGCCTAT ATCCAGTGGAGGTTTGTCCATGGGCAGTCCCAGAGCGTCTGGAGCTGTCCCTCGATTGTTCATGGTgactcccctgtctgtgggaagTTCCGGATCCAGAGTCTCCGTGGACAGATTCTCTCTGCCTAT ATCCAGTGGAGGTTTGTCCATGGCCAGTCCCAGAGCGTCTGGAGCTGTCCCTCGATTGTTCATGGTgactcccctgtctgtgggaagTTCCGGATCCAGAGTCTCCGTGGACAGATTCTCTCTGCCTAT ATCCAGTGGAGGTTTGTCCATGGCCAGTCCCAGAGCGTCTGGAGCTGTCCCTCGATTGTTCATGGTgactcccctgtctgtgggaagTTCCGGATCCAGAGTCTCCGTGGACAGATTCTCTCTGCCTAT ATCCAGTGGAGGTTTGTCCACGGCCAGTCCCAGAGCGTCTGAAGCTGTCCCTCGATTGTTCATGGTgactcccctgtctgtgggaagTTCCGGATCCAGAGTCTCCGTGGACAGATTCTCTCTGCCTAT ATCCAGTGGAGGTTTGTCCATGGCCAGTCCCAGAGCGTCTGGAGCTGTCCCTCGATTGTTCATGGTgactcccctgtctgtgggacgTTCCGGATCCAGAGTCTCCGTGGACAGATTCTCTCTGCCTAT ATCCAGTGGAGGTTTGTCCATGGGCAGTCCCAGAGCGTCTGGAGCTGTCCCTCGATTGTTCATGGTgactcccctgtctgtgggaagTTCCGGATCCAGAGTCTCCGTGGACAGATTCTCTCTGCCTAT ATCCAGTGGAGGTTTGTCCATGGCCAGTCTCAGAGCGTCTGGAGCTGTCCCTTGA
- the LOC112445945 gene encoding uncharacterized protein isoform X2 translates to MASPRASGAVPRLFMVTPLSVGRSGSRVSVDRFSLPISSGGLSMASPRASEAVPRLFMVTPLSVGSSGSRVSMDRFSLPISSGGLSMASPRASGAVPRLFMVTPLSVGSSGSRVSVDRFSLPISSGGLSMASPRASGAVPRLFMVTPLSVGSSGSRVSVDRFSLPISSGGLSMGSPRASGAVPRLFMVTPLSVGRSGSRVSVDRFSLPISSGGLSMGSPRASGAVPRLFMVTPLSVGSSGSRVSVDRFSLPISSGGLSMASPRASGAVPRLFMVTPLSVGRSGSRVSVDRFSLPISSGGLSMGSPRASGAVPRLFMVTPLSVGSSGSRVSVDRFSLPISSGGLSMASPRASGAVPRLFMVTPLSVGSSGSRVSVDRFSLPISSGGLSMASPRASGAVPRLFMVTPLSVGSSGSRVSVDRFSLPISSGGLSTASPRASEAVPRLFMVTPLSVGSSGSRVSVDRFSLPISSGGLSMASPRASGAVPRLFMVTPLSVGRSGSRVSVDRFSLPISSGGLSMGSPRASGAVPRLFMVTPLSVGSSGSRVSVDRFSLPISSGGLSMASLRASGAVP, encoded by the exons ATGGCCAGTCCCAGAGCGTCTGGAGCTGTCCCTCGATTGTTCATGGTgactcccctgtctgtgggacgTTCCGGATCCAGAGTCTCCGTGGACAGATTCTCTCTGCCTAT ATCCAGTGGAGGTTTGTCGATGGCCAGTCCCAGAGCGTCTGAAGCTGTCCCTCGATTGTTCATGGTgactcccctgtctgtgggaagTTCCGGATCCAGAGTCTCCATGGACAGATTCTCTCTGCCTAT ATCCAGTGGAGGTTTGTCCATGGCCAGTCCCAGAGCGTCTGGAGCTGTCCCTCGATTGTTCATGGTgactcccctgtctgtgggaagTTCCGGATCCAGAGTCTCCGTGGACAGATTCTCTCTGCCTAT ATCCAGTGGAGGTTTGTCCATGGCCAGTCCCAGAGCGTCTGGAGCTGTCCCTCGATTGTTCATGGTgactcccctgtctgtgggaagTTCCGGATCCAGAGTCTCCGTGGACAGATTCTCTCTGCCTAT ATCCAGTGGAGGTTTGTCCATGGGCAGTCCCAGAGCGTCTGGAGCTGTCCCTCGATTGTTCATGGTgactcccctgtctgtgggacgTTCCGGATCCAGAGTCTCCGTGGACAGATTCTCTCTGCCTAT ATCCAGTGGAGGTTTGTCCATGGGCAGTCCCAGAGCGTCTGGAGCTGTCCCTCGATTGTTCATGGTgactcccctgtctgtgggaagTTCCGGATCCAGAGTCTCCGTGGACAGATTCTCTCTGCCTAT ATCCAGTGGAGGTTTGTCCATGGCCAGTCCCAGAGCGTCTGGAGCTGTCCCTCGATTGTTCATGGTgactcccctgtctgtgggacgTTCCGGATCCAGAGTCTCCGTGGACAGATTCTCTCTGCCTAT ATCCAGTGGAGGTTTGTCCATGGGCAGTCCCAGAGCGTCTGGAGCTGTCCCTCGATTGTTCATGGTgactcccctgtctgtgggaagTTCCGGATCCAGAGTCTCCGTGGACAGATTCTCTCTGCCTAT ATCCAGTGGAGGTTTGTCCATGGCCAGTCCCAGAGCGTCTGGAGCTGTCCCTCGATTGTTCATGGTgactcccctgtctgtgggaagTTCCGGATCCAGAGTCTCCGTGGACAGATTCTCTCTGCCTAT ATCCAGTGGAGGTTTGTCCATGGCCAGTCCCAGAGCGTCTGGAGCTGTCCCTCGATTGTTCATGGTgactcccctgtctgtgggaagTTCCGGATCCAGAGTCTCCGTGGACAGATTCTCTCTGCCTAT ATCCAGTGGAGGTTTGTCCACGGCCAGTCCCAGAGCGTCTGAAGCTGTCCCTCGATTGTTCATGGTgactcccctgtctgtgggaagTTCCGGATCCAGAGTCTCCGTGGACAGATTCTCTCTGCCTAT ATCCAGTGGAGGTTTGTCCATGGCCAGTCCCAGAGCGTCTGGAGCTGTCCCTCGATTGTTCATGGTgactcccctgtctgtgggacgTTCCGGATCCAGAGTCTCCGTGGACAGATTCTCTCTGCCTAT ATCCAGTGGAGGTTTGTCCATGGGCAGTCCCAGAGCGTCTGGAGCTGTCCCTCGATTGTTCATGGTgactcccctgtctgtgggaagTTCCGGATCCAGAGTCTCCGTGGACAGATTCTCTCTGCCTAT ATCCAGTGGAGGTTTGTCCATGGCCAGTCTCAGAGCGTCTGGAGCTGTCCCTTGA